One window of the Candidatus Goldiibacteriota bacterium HGW-Goldbacteria-1 genome contains the following:
- a CDS encoding sodium-independent anion transporter, with the protein MKHRYSLLPKIVSVFKEGYTVSTFLKDLNAGIIVGVVAIPLAIAFAIASGVKPEQGLYTAIVAGLIISVLGGSRYQIGGPTGAFIVIVYGIVGKYGYDGLATATLIAGFILLTMAFLRVGAYIKFIPYPVTIGFTSGIALIIFTGQIKDFFGLEMDSLPAGFVGKIQAYAQHIGDMNPWAAGIALFSLALLIIWPKFIRKIPASLVAIILCTAAVKIFNIPVETIESRFGQVPNTLPAPHFPNITFELARKMFSPAVTIAVLAAVESLLSAVVADGMTGRRHRSNAEIMAQGFANIGSVMFGGIPATGAIARTATNIKNGGQTPVAGIIHAVTILLIMLFFGKWAGMIPIAVLAAILVFVAYQMSEWRTFAGVFKYPKSDVAVMLITFFLTVIVDLTAAIEVGILLAMFLLVNRVTEVTHAGFVDRSLDEEENKEDKEYINSIKKIPDGVEVFEIDGVFFFGVIDKFKDSVTQELKNSKVFILYMEKVISIDGAGIKALDEVFNRLKSNGTQLLLCGVHQQPSHALEKAGLSEKIGKGNILGNIEMAYNRARKIMETK; encoded by the coding sequence ATGAAGCACAGGTATTCGCTTTTACCAAAAATTGTCAGCGTGTTTAAGGAAGGCTATACTGTAAGTACTTTTCTAAAGGATTTAAATGCCGGAATTATTGTGGGGGTGGTTGCAATCCCACTTGCAATAGCGTTTGCTATTGCCTCCGGTGTGAAACCGGAACAGGGGCTTTATACCGCGATAGTCGCGGGGCTTATAATCTCTGTACTTGGGGGCAGCCGTTATCAGATAGGCGGGCCGACCGGCGCGTTTATCGTAATTGTTTATGGGATAGTGGGCAAGTATGGATATGACGGCCTTGCCACCGCCACCTTAATCGCGGGTTTTATTCTGCTTACCATGGCATTTTTAAGAGTTGGGGCATATATCAAGTTTATCCCGTATCCGGTTACAATCGGATTTACATCAGGTATAGCGCTTATTATTTTTACCGGGCAGATAAAAGATTTCTTTGGGCTTGAAATGGATTCTCTTCCGGCCGGTTTTGTGGGAAAAATTCAGGCGTATGCGCAGCATATAGGGGATATGAACCCATGGGCGGCGGGTATCGCGCTGTTTTCACTGGCGCTTCTTATAATATGGCCTAAATTCATAAGAAAAATACCGGCTTCGCTTGTGGCTATAATACTATGTACTGCTGCAGTAAAAATATTTAATATTCCTGTTGAAACAATAGAATCAAGATTCGGGCAGGTTCCAAACACGCTGCCCGCGCCGCATTTTCCAAATATAACTTTTGAACTTGCCAGAAAGATGTTTTCCCCGGCTGTCACCATTGCGGTTCTTGCCGCTGTAGAATCGCTTTTATCGGCGGTTGTTGCTGACGGTATGACTGGGCGCAGGCACAGAAGCAACGCGGAAATTATGGCGCAGGGTTTTGCAAATATTGGTTCTGTCATGTTTGGCGGGATTCCGGCCACAGGCGCTATAGCAAGGACCGCCACGAATATAAAAAACGGCGGGCAGACTCCCGTGGCGGGAATAATACACGCTGTCACAATTTTGCTTATAATGCTGTTTTTTGGAAAATGGGCGGGTATGATTCCAATTGCTGTCCTTGCGGCAATCCTTGTTTTTGTCGCCTATCAGATGAGCGAGTGGAGAACTTTTGCAGGCGTATTCAAGTACCCCAAAAGTGATGTTGCTGTTATGCTTATCACGTTCTTTCTTACGGTTATCGTGGACCTTACCGCCGCGATAGAGGTGGGAATTCTTCTTGCGATGTTTCTGCTTGTAAACAGGGTGACCGAAGTGACGCACGCGGGTTTTGTGGACAGGTCACTGGATGAAGAAGAAAATAAGGAAGACAAAGAGTATATTAATTCAATTAAGAAGATACCTGACGGGGTTGAAGTGTTTGAAATAGACGGTGTATTCTTCTTCGGGGTCATTGATAAATTTAAGGATTCAGTCACGCAGGAACTGAAAAATTCCAAAGTATTCATTCTGTACATGGAAAAAGTTATTTCTATAGACGGAGCCGGCATCAAAGCGCTTGATGAAGTTTTTAACAGGCTGAAATCCAATGGCACGCAGCTTCTATTATGCGGCGTACATCAGCAGCCTTCACATGCCCTTGAAAAAGCGGGTTTATCGGAAAAAATAGGAAAAGGCAATATACTGGGAAATATTGAAATGGCATATAACAGGGCAAGAAAAATTATGGAAACAAAATGA
- a CDS encoding AAA family ATPase translates to MEKYIKREIEQELKASLMEFPAVALTGPRQAGKSTMLMKALGSRYGYVSLDSENERRQAKEDPAFFLNRMPERVIIDEIQYAPELLPEIKLAIDKDPKKAGRFVLTGSQYFLMMRDFSETLAGRLFALRMPQLSLGEISDFTGINNGRRLFEHACLRTTYPALTADMKRDRHRWYTGYLNTYIERDVRSLYNVGDTREFDIMIRMLSGVPGQILNMSKLAAGSGVSVTTIKRWLSILEASGLIYILKPWHASVKKRFVKSPKIYFTDTGLICHLNGIRNAEDIYSHRLFGELFENYCVSEALKCFMNMGVPPDVYYYREDKGPEADLLINTGGKMHVFEFKAGMKAERKMADTAEALIAGRGGVEAVSGAVVTLNDTPMQLSGFVKSIGTAQMVKEIKKIVK, encoded by the coding sequence ATGGAAAAATATATTAAAAGGGAAATTGAACAGGAACTAAAAGCCTCTCTTATGGAATTTCCGGCTGTAGCGTTAACAGGGCCAAGGCAGGCGGGAAAATCAACCATGTTGATGAAGGCGCTGGGCAGCCGCTATGGATATGTTTCCCTTGACTCTGAAAACGAGCGCAGGCAGGCGAAGGAAGACCCCGCATTTTTTCTTAACAGGATGCCTGAAAGGGTTATAATAGACGAAATACAATATGCGCCTGAACTGCTTCCGGAAATTAAGCTTGCAATTGATAAGGATCCAAAAAAGGCCGGAAGGTTTGTCCTTACCGGTTCACAATATTTTCTTATGATGAGGGACTTTTCTGAAACTCTTGCGGGAAGGCTTTTTGCACTGCGGATGCCGCAGCTTTCACTTGGTGAAATATCAGATTTTACAGGGATAAATAACGGGAGAAGATTGTTTGAACATGCCTGCCTAAGGACAACGTACCCGGCTCTTACCGCTGATATGAAAAGGGACAGGCATAGATGGTATACAGGATACCTTAATACATATATTGAAAGGGATGTCAGGTCGCTTTATAACGTGGGGGATACCAGAGAATTTGACATAATGATACGCATGCTTTCAGGTGTGCCCGGGCAGATTTTGAATATGAGCAAACTGGCAGCAGGTTCGGGTGTAAGTGTTACAACGATTAAAAGATGGCTGTCAATACTTGAAGCAAGCGGTTTGATATATATTCTTAAACCGTGGCACGCGTCGGTAAAAAAAAGATTTGTAAAAAGCCCCAAAATTTACTTTACTGATACAGGGCTGATTTGCCACTTAAACGGAATCAGGAACGCGGAAGATATTTACAGCCACAGGCTGTTTGGCGAGCTTTTTGAAAATTATTGTGTCAGTGAAGCGTTGAAATGTTTTATGAATATGGGAGTCCCGCCTGATGTATATTATTACAGGGAGGACAAAGGGCCGGAGGCTGACCTTTTGATAAATACCGGCGGGAAAATGCATGTTTTTGAATTTAAGGCCGGGATGAAAGCGGAAAGAAAAATGGCAGATACAGCCGAAGCGTTAATTGCAGGAAGAGGGGGAGTGGAAGCGGTATCAGGTGCTGTCGTTACCTTAAATGATACGCCAATGCAGTTGTCCGGTTTTGTAAAAAGTATCGGTACCGCGCAGATGGTAAAAGAAATAAAAAAAATTGTTAAGTAG